From a region of the Micromonospora tarapacensis genome:
- a CDS encoding phage tail tape measure protein yields MATIANLLIKMGVDVKGVKDAEQAAPVAERAGQKTGRSFAEGFKKTARMVGKIAGTAALAGGVAAGGMLVQGLDQALEKSKVDALLTAQIAATPEAAAKAGKVAGDLYKKGFGDSAAGVSDAVRSIFQHGVIDPDAATADIEQVASRAISVGKIMGEEYDRVGASVSTMLKTGIAKNAEEAFDVLVRGTQLGVNKGQDLLDTFNEYSVHFKAIGLDASTSLGLMSQAIEKGGYNADKAADALKEFSIRSVDGSKAARDSFKALGFDADKMQRTFAKGGPKAAEAFAQVIKRLKETEGQANHAEIAFGLLGTQSEDLKGALLAMDPSTATAGLGELEGAAASAGDTLQNNVGTRIETFKRRVQGAFMELAAAALPALEGLMDRLDQVDWDNLGAQAATALQQLGPLFKSLQADAGPGFTDTLKVGGEVMKFAADHADLLAKALPYLAAGLVVVKTAQLAANVAQAVSPALTLASAIANRRLAASNAQLAVALTASTTATRAQAVTQGVATAATTAGDAAQKRSVVSTIASRVAMVATTVATKTWAAAQWLLNAAMSANPVGLVVLAIVALVAGLVIAYKKSETFRNIVDGAMRAVGAAGLWLWNNALKPAFEHMKRGWTLVAQVVLWWWRNIVTPAFKAVSAIVGWARDRVVKSIAGWKMAFTTIATAVQSARSRAISALTAVVTFVRGLPGKLISALSGLKDRMAGIGRSLAEGLRNGIAGAWHLVTGKVRELTNLIPAKIREFLGINSPSKVAMRLGWNTGDGLARGLYDRVRSVGKAAASVAKAAAAAFTPPPAAGCRPV; encoded by the coding sequence GTGGCCACCATCGCGAACCTCCTGATCAAGATGGGCGTCGACGTCAAGGGCGTCAAGGACGCCGAGCAGGCGGCCCCAGTGGCGGAGCGGGCCGGTCAGAAGACCGGCCGCTCCTTCGCCGAAGGCTTCAAGAAGACGGCGCGGATGGTCGGCAAGATCGCCGGCACCGCGGCGCTCGCCGGCGGGGTGGCCGCCGGCGGGATGCTCGTCCAGGGCCTCGACCAGGCCCTGGAGAAGAGCAAGGTCGACGCGCTGCTGACAGCGCAGATCGCCGCGACACCCGAGGCCGCGGCGAAGGCCGGGAAGGTCGCCGGAGACCTCTACAAGAAGGGCTTCGGCGACTCCGCGGCCGGAGTCTCCGATGCGGTCCGGTCGATTTTCCAGCACGGCGTCATCGACCCGGACGCAGCCACCGCGGACATCGAGCAGGTGGCGTCCCGAGCCATCTCCGTCGGCAAGATCATGGGCGAGGAGTACGACCGCGTTGGCGCGTCGGTCTCCACGATGCTCAAGACCGGCATCGCGAAGAACGCCGAAGAGGCCTTCGACGTCCTGGTGCGCGGCACCCAGCTCGGCGTCAACAAGGGCCAGGACCTTCTCGACACCTTCAATGAGTACAGCGTCCACTTCAAGGCGATCGGGCTCGACGCCTCCACCAGCCTGGGCCTGATGTCCCAGGCCATCGAGAAGGGCGGGTACAACGCCGACAAGGCCGCCGACGCGCTGAAAGAATTCTCGATCCGGTCGGTCGACGGGTCCAAGGCCGCCCGGGACTCCTTCAAGGCGCTCGGCTTCGACGCCGACAAGATGCAACGCACCTTCGCCAAGGGCGGGCCCAAGGCCGCTGAGGCCTTCGCGCAGGTGATCAAGCGACTCAAGGAGACCGAGGGTCAGGCCAACCACGCCGAGATCGCCTTCGGCCTGCTCGGCACACAGTCGGAGGATCTCAAGGGCGCCCTGCTGGCCATGGACCCGAGCACCGCGACGGCTGGTCTCGGCGAGCTGGAGGGCGCCGCCGCGTCGGCCGGCGACACCCTGCAGAACAACGTCGGCACCCGCATCGAGACCTTCAAGCGCCGTGTCCAGGGCGCGTTCATGGAGCTGGCCGCGGCCGCGCTGCCCGCGCTCGAGGGCCTGATGGACCGGCTCGACCAGGTCGACTGGGACAACCTCGGCGCCCAGGCCGCCACCGCGCTGCAGCAACTCGGACCGCTGTTCAAGTCGCTGCAGGCCGACGCCGGGCCAGGGTTCACCGACACACTCAAGGTCGGTGGCGAGGTCATGAAGTTCGCGGCTGACCACGCCGACCTGCTCGCCAAGGCCCTGCCGTACCTCGCGGCCGGCCTGGTTGTGGTCAAGACCGCGCAGTTGGCCGCCAACGTCGCCCAGGCCGTCTCGCCGGCGCTGACCCTCGCGTCGGCGATCGCCAACCGCCGGCTGGCCGCCAGCAACGCGCAGCTGGCCGTCGCGCTGACCGCGTCGACCACCGCGACCCGCGCCCAGGCCGTGACCCAGGGCGTGGCCACCGCGGCGACCACCGCCGGAGACGCCGCCCAGAAGCGGTCGGTCGTCTCTACGATCGCCTCCCGGGTCGCGATGGTGGCCACCACCGTGGCGACCAAGACATGGGCGGCCGCGCAGTGGCTGCTCAACGCCGCGATGAGTGCCAACCCCGTCGGCCTGGTCGTGTTGGCGATCGTGGCCCTGGTCGCCGGCCTCGTCATCGCCTACAAGAAGTCCGAGACCTTCCGGAACATCGTCGACGGCGCGATGCGCGCGGTCGGCGCTGCGGGGCTCTGGCTCTGGAACAACGCACTCAAGCCCGCTTTCGAGCACATGAAACGCGGGTGGACGCTGGTCGCGCAGGTCGTGCTCTGGTGGTGGCGGAACATTGTCACCCCGGCCTTCAAGGCCGTCTCCGCGATCGTGGGCTGGGCCCGGGACCGGGTCGTGAAGTCGATCGCAGGCTGGAAGATGGCCTTCACCACGATCGCTACCGCGGTGCAGTCCGCGCGATCCCGGGCGATCTCGGCACTGACCGCCGTGGTCACCTTCGTCCGTGGCCTGCCCGGCAAGCTGATCTCGGCGCTGAGCGGCCTCAAGGACCGGATGGCCGGCATCGGCCGCAGCCTCGCCGAAGGGCTCCGTAACGGCATTGCCGGCGCCTGGCACCTCGTGACCGGCAAGGTCCGTGAGCTGACCAACCTCATCCCCGCCAAGATCCGCGAGTTCCTGGGGATCAACTCGCCGTCGAAGGTGGCGATGCGGCTGGGATGGAACACCGGTGACGGCCTGGCCCGCGGCCTGTACGACCGGGTCCGGTCGGTGGGTAAGGCCGCCGCGTCGGTCGCGAAGGCCGCCGCGGCAGCATTCACCCCGCCGCCGGCGGCTGGGTGCCGGCCGGTATGA
- a CDS encoding phage tail assembly protein T, whose translation MTVAEMLSRISSRELTEWQVYEELHGPLCGERDDRLAALIAHTVANANRRRRAPYPYGDFLLTWGAGRRRREQSTEEMLAIVIGINKAMGGADLRPAADPG comes from the coding sequence ATGACCGTCGCCGAGATGCTGTCGCGGATCTCGTCTCGGGAACTGACCGAGTGGCAGGTCTACGAGGAACTGCACGGGCCGCTCTGCGGCGAACGCGATGACCGCCTGGCGGCGCTGATCGCGCACACGGTGGCCAACGCCAACCGGCGCCGGCGGGCCCCATACCCGTACGGCGACTTCCTGCTGACGTGGGGCGCCGGCCGGCGCCGACGGGAGCAGTCCACCGAAGAGATGCTCGCCATCGTCATCGGGATCAACAAGGCCATGGGCGGCGCCGACCTGCGCCCGGCCGCCGACCCGGGCTGA
- a CDS encoding phage tail tube protein — protein sequence MAGIDGFGTQLQRGDGADPEVFTTLGNSTNISGPGLSRETLDVTAHDSPDAWMEHLGSLKDGGEVSVDVNYDPDKHDLLIADFDDDEPRSYQLVFPTSPAATWSIKAVLTGFEPSAPYDDKLSASLTFKVSGKPVLS from the coding sequence ATGGCCGGAATCGACGGCTTCGGTACCCAGCTCCAGCGCGGCGACGGCGCCGATCCCGAGGTCTTCACCACGCTCGGCAACTCGACCAACATCTCCGGGCCGGGCCTGAGCCGGGAGACCCTCGACGTCACCGCCCACGACTCCCCGGACGCCTGGATGGAGCACCTCGGCTCCCTCAAGGACGGCGGCGAGGTCAGCGTGGACGTCAACTACGACCCGGACAAGCACGACCTCCTGATCGCCGACTTCGACGACGACGAGCCGCGCAGTTACCAGCTGGTGTTCCCCACCAGCCCGGCCGCCACTTGGTCGATCAAGGCAGTGTTGACCGGCTTCGAGCCGTCCGCCCCGTACGACGACAAACTCAGCGCGTCCCTGACCTTCAAGGTGTCCGGGAAGCCGGTGCTGTCGTGA
- a CDS encoding DUF3168 domain-containing protein: MTGPARLVARPLQIALYSALRASARITGLLDERVYDHVPEPAEHPYLVIGEAVEQPDNTHDTFGRQADITLHLWDKVDGYLRPTEVVDALVELLDHQRDALAIAGHQVVSIRFLDARTLRAPDPQLRHVPVRFRVNTQQEA; the protein is encoded by the coding sequence GTGACCGGCCCGGCCCGGCTGGTCGCCCGGCCGCTGCAGATCGCCCTCTACAGCGCGCTGCGCGCCAGCGCCCGGATCACCGGACTGTTGGACGAGCGGGTCTACGACCACGTCCCCGAGCCGGCCGAGCACCCGTACCTGGTGATCGGTGAGGCGGTCGAGCAGCCCGACAACACCCACGACACGTTCGGCCGGCAGGCAGACATCACCCTGCACCTGTGGGACAAGGTCGACGGCTACCTGCGCCCCACGGAGGTCGTCGACGCGCTTGTCGAGCTGCTCGACCACCAGCGCGACGCCCTGGCCATCGCCGGCCACCAGGTGGTGTCCATCAGGTTCCTCGACGCGCGCACCCTGCGCGCTCCCGATCCGCAGCTCAGGCACGTCCCGGTGCGATTCCGGGTCAACACCCAGCAGGAGGCATGA
- a CDS encoding HK97-gp10 family putative phage morphogenesis protein, translated as MSRVRVEGMGQLRRALRRLPADVESESMRALRQVAEDVREDWYTGAAVDSGAGREGIDVREDRREAAVEVGIFDDGLYYMVFPEEGTTSQEPQPALQEAIARAEQRLAGEVARRISRRYR; from the coding sequence GTGTCCAGGGTGCGAGTCGAAGGCATGGGCCAGCTGCGCCGGGCGTTGCGGCGTCTGCCGGCCGACGTCGAGTCCGAGAGCATGAGGGCGCTGCGCCAGGTCGCCGAGGACGTCCGCGAGGACTGGTACACCGGCGCCGCGGTGGACAGCGGCGCCGGCCGCGAAGGCATCGACGTCCGGGAGGACCGCCGGGAGGCCGCGGTCGAGGTCGGCATCTTCGACGACGGTCTGTACTACATGGTGTTCCCCGAGGAAGGCACCACGTCACAGGAGCCGCAGCCTGCGTTGCAGGAGGCGATCGCGCGGGCCGAGCAGCGTCTCGCCGGCGAGGTCGCGCGGCGGATCAGCAGGCGGTACCGGTGA
- a CDS encoding phage head completion protein codes for MIGHTLNTLLDVWRPVAVEDGAGGRTVTRSWVGTVRARISQPRAGEQVEADQAGARHDAWIYVLPRGDVRRGDELRPAGAADGSRPYWRVMSTVRPSTPVYLRAAAEHIEQET; via the coding sequence ATGATCGGCCACACCCTCAACACGCTGCTGGACGTGTGGCGGCCGGTAGCCGTCGAGGACGGCGCCGGCGGGCGGACTGTCACCCGCAGCTGGGTCGGCACGGTCCGGGCCCGGATCTCCCAGCCGCGCGCCGGCGAGCAGGTCGAGGCCGACCAGGCTGGTGCCCGCCACGACGCGTGGATCTACGTGCTGCCCCGGGGTGACGTCCGCCGCGGCGACGAGCTGCGGCCCGCCGGTGCCGCTGACGGTTCCCGCCCGTACTGGCGGGTGATGTCGACCGTCCGGCCGTCGACGCCGGTGTACCTGCGGGCGGCCGCCGAGCACATCGAGCAGGAGACCTGA
- a CDS encoding phage major capsid protein, with translation MKLGYTRAFMVRAADDDDGDLLRFVGATEGEKGDGIALKMDGAQLDRYRANPIFGYGHRYWGRDSLPIGRSEHTEVDDSKRLMFDIRFDRKDDFAATVERKYRDGYLNAVSIGFSVVEWEDPKTQDYWRGGTAVKWELYELSSVPLPMDASAVVESGRGGLGVDDDLLQSVRGLLDRLDAGSIDALRQLLDRTGAGPLGDNTRRRRPSRPGRATTSTGRDAGCSWPGTPADHPAAARPRTHHEGEHRVDINARKKERASLAKQARDILDTAQADGGRRLTAEESEKFDRLMADVDGHDQDITREERLRAKERRIDGDPDDQPTRENNGPDRAGDGERAAAFRQYIVGGRSTLSPEQARTLQAGSDPEGGYLVAPQKWVSGLLQRLDDEVFIRRWAHTETLTEAASLGVPTLDTDLDDAEWTTEFGTGNQDDSLRFGKRELTPNPLAKRVKVSRKLLRLTRGNAEDIVRDRLAYKFAVSQEKAFMTGDGNKKPLGLFTASPMGISTGRDVTVGDISDDEQDINADGLIDMKYTLKAGYLANARWLFHRDTVKRIRKLKDQEGVYIWRPGLATDRPDTILDLPFGMSEFCPNTYTDGQYVTLLGDFKKYWIADALNMEVQRLVELYAETNQVGFIGRLETDGMPVLEEAFVRGKVVA, from the coding sequence GTGAAGCTCGGCTACACCCGCGCGTTCATGGTACGCGCCGCCGACGACGATGACGGCGACCTGCTGCGGTTCGTCGGCGCCACCGAAGGCGAGAAAGGCGACGGCATTGCGCTGAAGATGGACGGCGCGCAGCTCGACCGATACCGCGCCAACCCGATCTTCGGGTATGGGCACCGCTACTGGGGTCGGGACAGCCTGCCGATCGGCCGGTCGGAGCACACGGAGGTCGACGACTCCAAGCGGTTGATGTTCGACATCCGCTTCGACCGCAAGGACGACTTCGCGGCCACCGTCGAGCGCAAGTACCGCGACGGCTACCTCAACGCCGTGAGCATCGGTTTCTCCGTCGTCGAGTGGGAGGACCCGAAGACCCAGGACTACTGGCGCGGCGGCACGGCCGTCAAGTGGGAACTGTACGAGCTGTCCAGCGTGCCCCTGCCGATGGACGCCAGCGCGGTCGTCGAGTCCGGCCGCGGCGGGCTCGGCGTCGACGACGACTTGCTGCAGTCCGTACGCGGGCTCCTGGACCGCCTCGACGCCGGATCGATCGACGCGCTGCGGCAGCTGCTCGATCGGACCGGTGCCGGCCCGCTCGGCGACAACACCCGCCGCCGGCGCCCGAGCCGACCCGGCAGGGCCACGACCTCGACTGGGCGCGACGCCGGCTGCAGCTGGCCGGGAACGCCCGCTGACCATCCCGCTGCTGCCAGGCCGCGGACCCATCACGAAGGAGAGCACAGGGTGGACATCAACGCCCGCAAGAAGGAGCGCGCGAGCCTGGCCAAGCAGGCTCGCGACATCCTCGACACCGCGCAGGCCGACGGCGGCCGCCGGCTGACCGCCGAGGAGTCGGAGAAGTTCGACCGCCTGATGGCCGACGTCGACGGCCACGACCAGGACATCACCCGTGAGGAGCGGCTACGCGCCAAGGAGCGCCGCATCGACGGCGACCCGGACGACCAGCCGACCCGGGAGAACAACGGGCCCGACCGCGCCGGCGACGGCGAGCGGGCCGCCGCCTTCCGGCAGTACATCGTCGGCGGCCGCTCGACGCTGAGCCCGGAGCAAGCCCGCACGCTGCAGGCCGGATCCGACCCGGAGGGCGGCTACCTCGTCGCCCCGCAGAAGTGGGTCAGCGGACTGCTGCAGCGCCTGGACGACGAGGTGTTCATCCGTCGGTGGGCGCACACCGAAACCCTCACCGAGGCCGCATCACTGGGTGTGCCGACTCTGGACACCGACCTCGACGACGCCGAATGGACCACCGAGTTCGGCACCGGCAACCAGGACGACTCGCTGCGGTTCGGCAAGCGCGAGCTGACCCCCAACCCCCTCGCCAAGCGGGTCAAGGTCAGCCGGAAGCTGCTGCGGCTGACCCGCGGTAACGCCGAGGACATTGTGAGGGACCGGCTGGCCTACAAGTTCGCCGTGAGCCAGGAGAAGGCCTTCATGACCGGCGACGGCAACAAGAAGCCCCTCGGCCTGTTCACGGCGTCGCCGATGGGCATCTCGACTGGCCGGGACGTCACGGTCGGCGACATCAGCGACGACGAGCAGGACATCAACGCCGACGGCCTGATCGACATGAAGTACACGCTCAAGGCCGGCTACCTGGCCAACGCCCGCTGGCTGTTCCACCGCGACACGGTCAAGCGGATCCGCAAGCTCAAGGACCAGGAGGGCGTCTACATCTGGCGGCCGGGCCTGGCCACCGACCGGCCTGACACCATCCTCGACCTGCCGTTCGGCATGTCGGAGTTCTGCCCGAACACCTACACCGACGGCCAGTACGTGACCCTGCTCGGCGACTTCAAGAAGTACTGGATCGCCGACGCGCTGAACATGGAGGTCCAGCGCCTGGTCGAGCTGTACGCCGAGACCAACCAGGTCGGGTTCATCGGCCGGCTGGAGACCGACGGGATGCCCGTCCTGGAAGAGGCCTTCGTCCGCGGCAAGGTCGTCGCCTGA
- a CDS encoding phage portal protein, protein MGGGLIGRTVATPGRRASTGPTSGVATPEKWVEEWFAGGASTAAGVWVSEETALHYGPFFAGVNVISTDLAKLPHLVYERLDRGKRRAREHPVYRVLHDEPNPLMPPIAVRRTAQAHALTWGTGYLNVVWNNRGDVIELWPLRPDRITPEIKRTGPGRMTLTYRYSDDVNGIHTRLFPDEVLPIGGLGYDGIRGYSVVAMARQSIGLGMALERYGSALFGNGARPGGVLKHPKKLSPDGHKRLQADWDNIHRGLDRAQRVAILEEGLEWESIGMPPEDAQFLETRKLQVNEMARWLRIPPHKLGDLDRATFSNIEHQGLEYVTDTLMGWLITWDQMINMRLFVGPERGRYFAEHLVDALLRADIKTRYEAYNLGRQMGVLNGDDIAEKENSNPLPGGVGETYWMPLNMGPALGPGQQPDPERACPVHPGCTCQGGAK, encoded by the coding sequence GTGGGCGGCGGACTGATCGGCCGGACGGTGGCCACCCCGGGACGGCGCGCGTCGACCGGGCCCACCTCCGGCGTGGCCACCCCGGAGAAGTGGGTCGAGGAATGGTTCGCGGGCGGCGCGTCGACGGCCGCCGGCGTGTGGGTGTCCGAGGAGACCGCGCTGCACTACGGGCCGTTCTTTGCCGGCGTCAACGTGATCAGCACTGATCTGGCCAAGCTGCCGCACCTGGTCTATGAGCGACTCGACAGGGGCAAGCGCCGGGCCCGTGAGCACCCTGTATACCGGGTGCTGCACGACGAGCCGAACCCGCTGATGCCGCCGATCGCGGTCCGCCGCACCGCGCAGGCCCACGCACTGACCTGGGGTACCGGCTACCTCAACGTCGTCTGGAACAACCGCGGCGACGTCATCGAGCTGTGGCCACTGCGACCGGACCGCATCACCCCGGAGATCAAGCGCACCGGCCCGGGCCGGATGACCCTCACCTACCGGTACAGCGACGACGTCAACGGCATCCACACCCGGCTGTTCCCCGACGAGGTCCTGCCGATCGGCGGCCTCGGCTACGACGGCATCCGCGGCTACAGCGTGGTCGCGATGGCCCGCCAGTCCATCGGCCTCGGCATGGCCCTGGAACGGTACGGCAGCGCCCTGTTCGGCAACGGCGCACGGCCGGGCGGGGTGCTCAAGCACCCCAAGAAGCTGTCTCCGGACGGCCACAAGCGGCTGCAGGCGGACTGGGACAACATCCACCGCGGCCTCGACCGCGCGCAGCGCGTCGCGATCCTCGAGGAAGGACTGGAGTGGGAGTCGATCGGCATGCCCCCGGAAGACGCCCAGTTCCTGGAGACCCGCAAGCTGCAGGTCAACGAGATGGCCCGCTGGTTGCGCATACCCCCGCACAAGCTCGGGGACCTGGACCGCGCCACGTTCTCGAACATCGAGCACCAGGGCCTGGAGTACGTCACCGACACGCTGATGGGCTGGCTCATCACCTGGGACCAGATGATCAACATGAGATTGTTCGTCGGTCCTGAGCGTGGCCGCTACTTCGCTGAGCACCTCGTCGACGCGCTCCTACGCGCCGACATCAAGACCCGCTACGAGGCCTACAACCTGGGCCGGCAGATGGGCGTGCTCAACGGCGACGACATCGCCGAGAAGGAGAACAGCAACCCGCTGCCCGGCGGGGTCGGCGAGACCTACTGGATGCCGCTGAACATGGGCCCTGCGCTGGGCCCTGGCCAGCAACCCGATCCGGAACGAGCCTGCCCGGTGCACCCGGGCTGTACCTGCCAGGGAGGGGCGAAGTGA
- a CDS encoding terminase large subunit: MPGDWIPDHNRRWRPRDRKGPTCGYTFRDKQCPRRGAHYCEPRADRAVAFPAELLRHIKGPYRRRAFVLRDWQEHEIIRPLFGEVIWSTEWQRYVRRYRRAHIVMGRKNGKSEIAAAIQLLLFVGDDEEAAEVYNAAADTKQAEKVFGPALRMIQLSPVLSRRLKYYKNERRLVDERSGSIYEVITADAKGELGHNPHGFNLDEVLSQPDGSLWEAMDTADGAREQELLFTTTTETDEPLSFGAQMIDEAERIMEDPTRSPHTFAFVRKLPRTEEELQRVRRAHPGHPHLPVSTDIYDERNWRWANPALDQFKSREALRRHALAAKQNAAREKAFRQFQMNQRVQALYRYVSMDLWDLNTGELAPNPDWLLPKQEGLRCWGGLDLSSKLDMTAWCLLFEDGQIRWRFWIPEAVVPELAANTDGAFQQWVDQGWITATDGNTIDYQAIYTAIEQDHDLFRIVDVTYDRWSGEPVRQEIVDRTGLDLIESGTTYERMTGPMTEFSRALAAQEYRHGGNPVARWMAEHLKAKSPTDDPDRYRPVKPDRAKEHVRIDGMPALFFAIDGRMRVGDGDSVYDYRGLATVGGAAG; the protein is encoded by the coding sequence GTGCCGGGCGACTGGATCCCGGACCACAACCGGCGGTGGCGGCCGCGAGACCGCAAGGGACCGACCTGCGGGTACACCTTCCGGGACAAGCAGTGCCCGAGGAGGGGCGCGCACTACTGCGAGCCCCGCGCCGACCGGGCCGTCGCCTTCCCGGCCGAGCTGCTGCGGCACATCAAGGGCCCCTACCGCCGACGCGCGTTCGTGCTCCGCGACTGGCAGGAACACGAGATCATCCGGCCGTTGTTCGGCGAGGTGATCTGGTCCACGGAGTGGCAGCGCTATGTCCGCCGGTACCGCCGGGCGCACATCGTGATGGGCCGCAAGAATGGCAAAAGCGAGATCGCGGCCGCCATCCAGCTGCTGCTCTTCGTCGGCGACGACGAGGAAGCCGCCGAGGTCTACAACGCCGCGGCCGACACCAAGCAGGCGGAGAAGGTCTTCGGGCCCGCGCTGCGCATGATCCAGCTGTCCCCGGTGCTTTCCCGGCGGCTCAAGTACTACAAGAACGAGCGCCGCCTGGTCGACGAGCGCTCCGGCAGCATCTACGAGGTCATCACCGCCGACGCCAAGGGCGAGCTAGGCCACAACCCGCACGGCTTCAACCTCGACGAGGTCCTGTCGCAGCCGGACGGATCGCTGTGGGAGGCGATGGACACCGCCGACGGCGCACGCGAGCAGGAGCTGCTCTTCACGACCACCACCGAGACGGACGAGCCGCTGTCGTTCGGCGCGCAGATGATCGACGAGGCCGAGCGGATCATGGAGGACCCGACCAGGTCGCCGCACACCTTCGCGTTCGTCCGGAAGCTGCCCCGTACTGAGGAGGAGCTGCAGCGGGTCCGCCGGGCGCACCCTGGGCACCCGCACCTGCCGGTGTCGACGGACATCTACGACGAGCGGAACTGGCGCTGGGCGAATCCGGCATTGGATCAGTTCAAGAGCCGCGAGGCACTGCGGCGGCACGCCCTCGCCGCGAAGCAGAACGCGGCCAGGGAGAAGGCCTTCCGCCAGTTCCAGATGAACCAGCGGGTCCAGGCCCTCTACCGCTACGTGTCCATGGACCTGTGGGACCTCAACACCGGCGAGCTGGCACCCAACCCGGACTGGCTGCTGCCCAAGCAAGAAGGCCTGCGCTGCTGGGGCGGTCTCGACCTGTCCAGCAAGCTGGACATGACCGCGTGGTGCCTGCTGTTCGAGGACGGCCAGATCCGCTGGCGGTTCTGGATCCCCGAGGCGGTCGTGCCGGAGCTGGCCGCGAACACCGACGGCGCCTTCCAGCAGTGGGTGGACCAGGGCTGGATCACCGCCACCGACGGCAACACGATCGACTACCAGGCGATCTACACCGCGATCGAGCAAGACCACGACCTCTTCCGGATCGTAGATGTCACCTACGATCGGTGGTCGGGTGAGCCGGTGCGGCAGGAAATCGTCGACCGGACCGGTCTGGATCTGATCGAGTCCGGCACCACCTACGAGCGTATGACCGGTCCGATGACGGAGTTCTCCCGGGCCCTTGCCGCCCAGGAGTACCGCCACGGCGGTAACCCGGTCGCCCGGTGGATGGCCGAGCACCTCAAGGCCAAGAGTCCCACGGACGACCCGGACCGGTATCGGCCGGTGAAGCCCGACCGGGCCAAGGAGCACGTCCGGATCGACGGAATGCCGGCGCTGTTCTTCGCCATCGACGGCCGCATGCGAGTCGGCGACGGCGACTCGGTCTACGACTACCGCGGCCTGGCCACCGTTGGCGGTGCCGCCGGCTGA
- a CDS encoding phage terminase small subunit P27 family, which produces MGKRGPHPAPTALKLVRGTRSDRVNTDEPVPSTTEIEPPEWLTRAAVDIWAEYAPDLIRKGVLTAWDVETFAIVCDAAARRRKAAAALDQEGEVVKLPVFDKNGKQTGNRVTRNPWTVILGQADRQLQTWAARFGLTPSDRAQLTGGDGRRDPAEDLLTG; this is translated from the coding sequence GTGGGCAAACGTGGTCCGCACCCGGCGCCGACGGCGCTCAAGCTGGTGCGCGGGACCCGGTCTGACCGGGTTAACACCGACGAGCCGGTGCCGTCGACGACGGAAATCGAGCCCCCGGAGTGGCTCACCAGGGCTGCGGTGGACATCTGGGCGGAGTACGCCCCGGATCTGATCCGCAAGGGCGTGCTGACGGCCTGGGACGTCGAAACCTTCGCCATCGTCTGCGACGCGGCCGCCCGCCGACGCAAGGCGGCCGCCGCCCTGGACCAGGAGGGTGAGGTCGTCAAGCTGCCCGTCTTCGACAAGAACGGGAAGCAGACCGGCAACCGGGTCACCCGGAACCCGTGGACGGTCATCCTGGGCCAGGCGGATCGGCAGCTGCAGACCTGGGCGGCCCGCTTCGGTTTGACCCCGTCGGACCGGGCCCAGCTGACCGGTGGAGATGGTCGACGTGACCCCGCCGAGGACCTCCTCACGGGCTGA
- a CDS encoding HNH endonuclease signature motif containing protein, giving the protein MPTRAPRRCTRPGCPGGDACGRHQRPRPTRQELGYDEDWLRISAEFLAAHPWCQGCKKRSSRHTDHIDGDTSNREEWNLQALCRKCHGQKTVQHDGGFGRPRTSRPGEEIE; this is encoded by the coding sequence ATGCCGACCCGCGCACCACGGCGCTGCACCCGCCCCGGCTGTCCGGGAGGGGATGCCTGCGGCCGGCACCAGCGGCCCCGGCCGACCCGGCAGGAGCTGGGCTACGACGAGGACTGGCTACGGATTTCAGCAGAGTTCCTGGCTGCTCACCCGTGGTGCCAGGGCTGTAAGAAGCGCAGCTCACGACACACCGACCACATCGACGGGGACACCAGCAACCGTGAGGAGTGGAACCTGCAGGCGCTGTGCCGCAAGTGCCACGGCCAAAAGACGGTTCAGCACGACGGCGGCTTCGGTCGTCCGCGTACCTCAAGACCAGGAGAAGAGATCGAGTGA